In Allomuricauda ruestringensis DSM 13258, the following proteins share a genomic window:
- a CDS encoding heme-binding domain-containing protein, protein MKIVKKIAIVLLVVLIGMQFYRPEKNVAEGDYVVAFETETQPPTEVKQILKTACYDCHSANTKYPWYNNIAPVSYWLADHIEEGKEHLNFSDWANYDAEKKDHKLEELIEEVEEGKMPLKEYTWTHEDAKLTEEQINVLVAWAKETRANY, encoded by the coding sequence ATGAAAATAGTAAAAAAAATAGCAATTGTTCTTTTGGTTGTATTGATAGGAATGCAATTTTACCGACCTGAAAAAAATGTAGCTGAAGGCGATTATGTGGTTGCGTTTGAAACGGAGACCCAACCTCCAACAGAGGTAAAACAAATTTTGAAAACGGCCTGTTACGATTGCCATAGCGCCAATACCAAATATCCTTGGTACAATAACATTGCTCCGGTTTCCTATTGGTTGGCAGACCATATTGAAGAGGGCAAGGAACATCTTAATTTTTCCGATTGGGCCAACTACGATGCTGAAAAAAAGGACCATAAACTGGAAGAGCTCATCGAAGAGGTGGAAGAGGGAAAAATGCCCTTAAAGGAATACACATGGACCCATGAAGATGCGAAATTGACCGAGGAGCAAATAAATGTATTGGTGGCCTGGGCAAAAGAAACTAGGGCCAACTATTAA
- a CDS encoding mechanosensitive ion channel family protein — MEKAQEWFDYGIELAKEFGPKLITALVIYIIGMWVVKKVIKGTRKVMSKSKYDQSLQTFLLNLFSWALKIFLIIIVISRLGVDVTTFAALIAAAGLAVGLALQGSLSNFAGGVLIMIFKPYKIGDLIEAQGVLGKVKGIEIFTTKLVTPQNRLAIVPNGAMANGNIINYTAEGKMRVDTVIGVGYGEDIKKTKEVLLEVLTSNPKVLKDPAPSVNVLELGDSSVNFAVRPFCEPDDYWDVYFATHENCKLALDKAGIEIPYPHQVEIHREG; from the coding sequence ATGGAAAAAGCACAAGAATGGTTTGACTATGGTATTGAACTGGCCAAAGAATTCGGCCCAAAACTGATTACGGCACTTGTTATCTACATTATCGGTATGTGGGTAGTGAAAAAGGTAATAAAGGGTACGCGTAAGGTGATGTCCAAAAGCAAGTATGATCAATCTCTTCAGACATTTCTCTTGAATCTCTTTTCATGGGCATTAAAAATATTCCTGATCATTATAGTTATTTCCCGTTTGGGGGTCGATGTCACCACATTTGCAGCCTTGATTGCCGCTGCAGGTCTTGCTGTTGGGCTGGCTTTGCAGGGTTCACTTTCCAATTTTGCAGGAGGTGTGTTGATTATGATATTTAAGCCTTATAAAATTGGCGATTTGATTGAGGCCCAAGGTGTTTTGGGAAAAGTAAAGGGGATTGAAATCTTTACCACAAAGTTGGTAACCCCGCAAAACAGGCTGGCCATTGTTCCCAATGGTGCCATGGCGAACGGGAACATTATCAACTATACCGCAGAGGGTAAAATGCGTGTCGATACCGTAATAGGAGTGGGCTACGGTGAGGATATCAAAAAGACCAAAGAAGTATTGTTGGAGGTGTTGACATCCAATCCAAAGGTGCTAAAAGACCCTGCTCCTTCGGTAAATGTATTGGAACTGGGAGATAGCTCCGTGAATTTTGCGGTAAGGCCTTTTTGTGAGCCAGATGATTATTGGGATGTGTATTTTGCAACCCATGAGAATTGCAAGCTAGCCCTAGACAAGGCTGGAATCGAAATCCCATACCCACATCAAGTCGAAATTCATAGAGAAGGATAA
- a CDS encoding DUF4252 domain-containing protein, translating to MKHIIKTILVAGAVLLASCASQQSLQEYYVDNSENPNFLSIDVPASILKLNEEDLNPTQKEAIESLRKFNLLAFKKNADNEAEYEVEKKKVREILKGDQFVELMKINSKYGKGVIKYLGDEDAIDEVIIYGDSEDKGFALVRVLGKDMNPAHIIQLMQAIQKSDYKGEGLGEIGDFLKG from the coding sequence ATGAAACATATTATTAAAACCATATTGGTGGCCGGAGCAGTGCTTCTGGCTTCGTGTGCTTCGCAGCAAAGCCTGCAAGAGTATTATGTGGACAATTCGGAGAACCCAAACTTTTTGTCCATAGATGTTCCTGCAAGTATCTTAAAGCTAAACGAGGAAGATTTGAACCCAACCCAGAAAGAAGCAATTGAATCACTTCGTAAATTCAATTTGTTGGCCTTTAAAAAGAATGCCGATAATGAAGCGGAGTATGAGGTTGAGAAGAAAAAAGTACGCGAGATTTTAAAGGGCGATCAATTTGTGGAGCTCATGAAGATCAATTCAAAATATGGCAAGGGAGTCATCAAATATTTGGGAGATGAGGATGCCATTGATGAAGTAATTATTTATGGGGACAGTGAAGATAAAGGCTTTGCCTTAGTACGAGTACTTGGTAAGGATATGAATCCCGCACATATCATTCAATTAATGCAAGCCATACAAAAATCCGATTACAAAGGAGAAGGGCTTGGTGAGATTGGAGATTTTCTAAAAGGCTAA
- the purB gene encoding adenylosuccinate lyase: MSLTQLNAISPIDGRYRNKTKALKDYFSEEALIKYRVQVEIEYFIALCEVPLPQLADFNKTLFPELQKIYQEFSAEDAQAIKDIEKTTNHDVKAVEYFIKQKFDALNLQKYKEFIHFGLTSQDINNTAIPLSIKEAMNNVYVPSYLEVLEKLKELAKAWENIPMLARTHGQPASPTRLGKEIDVFVVRFKEQFNLLNDIPSAAKFGGATGNYNAHKVAYPKIDWRAFGKQFVQEKLGLHHSFPTTQIEHYDHMAALFDCLKRINTILIDLDRDMWTYISMDYFKQKIKKGEVGSSAMPHKVNPIDFENSEGNLGLANAIFEHLSAKLPISRLQRDLTDSTVLRNVGVPFAHTLVGFQSTLKGLNKLVLNQAKFEKDLEDNWAVVAEAIQTILRREGYPNPYEALKGLTRTNEKINQKSIADFIETLNVSDTIKAELKQITPANYTGV; the protein is encoded by the coding sequence ATGTCGCTGACACAACTAAATGCCATTTCGCCGATTGACGGTAGATATAGAAACAAAACCAAGGCCCTAAAAGACTATTTTTCGGAAGAGGCCCTGATCAAATACCGTGTTCAAGTCGAAATTGAATACTTTATCGCCCTCTGCGAGGTTCCATTGCCGCAATTGGCCGATTTCAACAAAACGCTGTTCCCCGAATTACAAAAAATTTATCAAGAGTTTTCTGCAGAAGATGCACAGGCAATCAAAGATATTGAAAAGACCACCAACCACGATGTTAAAGCCGTGGAGTACTTTATCAAGCAAAAGTTTGATGCATTAAACCTTCAAAAATACAAGGAGTTTATCCACTTTGGGTTGACTTCACAAGATATCAACAATACTGCGATACCTCTATCCATCAAAGAAGCCATGAACAATGTGTACGTGCCTTCTTATTTAGAGGTTTTGGAAAAATTGAAGGAGCTTGCCAAAGCATGGGAAAACATCCCCATGTTGGCAAGAACACACGGACAACCAGCCTCCCCTACCCGTTTGGGCAAGGAAATCGATGTTTTCGTCGTACGTTTTAAGGAGCAGTTCAATTTATTGAACGATATCCCCAGCGCCGCTAAATTCGGTGGAGCTACCGGGAACTACAATGCCCACAAAGTAGCTTATCCAAAAATTGATTGGAGAGCCTTCGGAAAACAATTTGTGCAAGAAAAATTAGGTTTGCACCACTCTTTCCCAACCACTCAAATTGAGCATTACGACCACATGGCCGCTTTGTTTGATTGTTTGAAGCGCATCAACACTATTTTGATTGATTTGGACCGAGATATGTGGACCTATATTTCCATGGATTACTTTAAACAAAAAATCAAAAAAGGGGAAGTGGGTTCATCGGCCATGCCGCACAAGGTAAACCCTATCGATTTTGAGAATTCTGAAGGGAACCTGGGATTGGCCAACGCCATTTTTGAACATTTATCCGCCAAATTGCCAATTTCCAGATTACAGCGCGACCTTACGGACAGTACGGTTCTACGTAATGTTGGAGTGCCATTTGCACACACCTTGGTCGGTTTTCAGTCCACTTTAAAAGGATTGAACAAATTGGTACTGAACCAAGCCAAGTTCGAAAAAGATCTGGAAGACAACTGGGCCGTTGTGGCAGAGGCCATTCAGACCATTTTACGAAGAGAAGGCTATCCAAATCCATACGAAGCATTGAAAGGTTTAACGCGCACCAACGAGAAAATCAATCAAAAATCCATTGCCGATTTTATTGAGACGTTGAATGTCTCCGATACCATAAAAGCCGAGTTAAAGCAAATAACCCCAGCGAATTATACAGGAGTTTAA